The genome window ACTGGGACCAAGATGTGTGCCTCCGTATCTccccccttcttctttggcCAGTCATTCCTCAGGAGCCGAAGGCAAGGTAGGTTGATAGGGCCAGTCCTCGGACTGGACCTCCCGGTCTTGCAGTCTGGTTGCTTTCTGTGAATCCTGGCTCGGCTGCTCTTAGGTCGCCACGATTTCTTGCGAGTTGGGATAGTTTTAAGGAGAGACATGGTGTCAGTTGTGCGTCTGGCGGTGGAGCTCGGGAGTGAGTGACGGTACGGCACGTAAAGCGTGGTTGTCGAGTGTCTCCCATATCTTGCCTTGCAATTCATTTTTTGACGTGGGTGGTAGTACTTTTCCCTCGGGGAATGAGTTATTATTCGTTGTTCTCCCTTTGAGAAGAAACTGCTCGTCTTGTTGAAGGTCCGAGATTGAGCCCGGCAATACCACGTTTATTTATACCTTGACGACCGACGACACCACGTTTTACACGTTGACAAAACACCTCGGTGCAAACGGTCCGTGCGAGCACTCAGGcaatattttttttttttttttttttttgtcttgcAATGGCTGTTCTCTCCGCATGAGTGCTCCTGCGCATGCTTTTCTGCCACATCACTCGGTCATAACACATGAAGCAACTTTGCAACCTCGGGCCGACGATCTGTGTAACAATGCTTCAACCTGACTCCTTCGAGTCGCAGTCTCAGGAGCTACTTCAGTCTAAAATATCGGAGTTGCGTCGTTTCCCTAACCTCCATTCAGCTTCTATTCAAGCCTGCTGGACTGCTCGTTCTGGAGCACGTCCAGCGCGATGCCCTAGGATGAATGCACTATGCTGCTGGGACTGCCCATACTGGATAAATGCCGATATTATCATGTCAGAACCCAGCACATGAACAGGTGAGTAAGGGAGATCCAGCACATTCATCTGCTCTAACCTACTGCAGCCACAGAAAGCAACACAACCGTCGTCATACCGGCTCCACGCTCCGCAGAAACAGACGCATCCTTCTCGTTTCGCAGGATATCAGACCTTCAGAGCCAACCGGCAGGCAATATCGAGCCAACGTGTAAGATCAGCCACTGCCTCAAAAGCAACGGGCCCTTCATTAGCAACCCTCCTcgatcaagatcatcaatttGACTAACCAGAGTCGCTGTCTGGCACAGACCACGACCTTCTGCTTTACAAACTCGGAAGACTTCCCTCTCTGCTCGCACATCGCGAAGCTCATGACCGGAGAAACAAAGTTCCCTCTGTTGAGCCACATGCCTTCCGTCTCTGACACAAACTGAATCTCAACCTGGATCAATGCCTTCCAGATTCTCATCATCACGTCGTCGCGCAAGCCTGCTTGCTACAACATGCAAGCGGCGATATACATCTCCATTCGCCTGATTCTTGGACCCTTCACACTCTCACTCGGGCTTACTCAAAACTCATCTCACCTGCGCTCTATGCAATCAGCGAGATCTCCACTCACACATGGAAGTCCGCCCCCTTTGCTCGCCCATGGACGCGTTGTCCGCATAAAACGGGCATCTATGCTGAACATTGGTTACTGCCGACAAGAAGGATGCAATGGTGATATAGGCAGTATCTTacaaaggagaaggagaagttgCTAAGAGGAAGGGTTGTCTAAGGTTGTCTCTGAAGCAAGGTCGCTGACTTATGATATTATGACCCGggatggatgatgcattGCGTGGATACTGGACCTGTGTTATTATTTTTGGACTTGTAGGGTTGGTGCTATCTGATTTCGGGACGCACCTGGAGTTCGATCTCTGCTGACTCATGTATTTATTTCAAATTGTGGAGGGATGTGCTGGCACGAGTTCTCCATAACACGTCAATGCTGCTCCACTGCAACACCATCTAATCACTTCTACAATTGTCACATGGATGCTTGATAAGGTATGATATTGTCGTATTGACCACTCACTCGACAGCGGATTTGTATACAAAGAACAAGGAAAAGTGGACAATCGTAGACATCGACAAATGAGGAATGTCATGTTGTATATGGAAAAGGAAACATGCCGGGGGTGGGCATCCTGAGACCAATGATACATGAGATGGTTTGTACCAAGACAGGAACAATGAAAAGGTATAATGAGGGAAGGATATAAAAACTATGACATTAGGTCAATAGGAAGAGCCCATGCGACGCAGCTGAATAGGCCAGTAGTATCCATCATGCATCTCAGAAGCCCAGGTAGTCAGGTGGTATCGAGGTGCAAGCCTCGGGTAATACAGTTCCTGACAATGATCCTAGACGCGAACGGGGATGCTAAgtccaaaaaaaaaagaaaagaaaaggaaaggaaaaggaaaagagaaaagcaGAGACCACGGACAAATGGCTGGGACGAAAGCAATGCTCATACATCATCGTAAATACCACAAATTGAGGCACAGCTGTGTCAACTACCCGCAAGGATAGGACGGATGAGAGAATAGGAGGGCTAAAGGGAAACATGCGGCACATACTGAGAGGATGGTACCTGCAAACCCTCTACTCCTCCATGCGACCAAAgacgccatcgtcatcgtcatccgcATGAGCAGGACGGTTGCTGAAGTCAACATCGGCATTGCGGTTCTGCCTTTGCACGCGATCCGCATCACCCATTTTCACCTCCCGCTCGTCGGAGATCTTGTAGGAGAGTGATGGGTTATATGATACAGAGAGGAAGATGTTCGGGGTGGACTCGGTGAGAGACGAAGTGGCATTGACAGTAGCGGCAGGGTCCAGACTTTGACTAATGCTGCCAGTACCGTTGCTAAGATCGAGGTAGCGAGACGGGAGCGGGGGTACCGGGGGAATGCCAGGGGACATCGGCACCGGTCTAGTGCGCGGCGTTCCGAAATTGCAGAGGCCAATGGCAGCGGCCAAATCCgcttcatcgtcctcatgCAACTTGGCTTCGGCGGTGGAAGGTCGGGTGTCGATGCTAGAGTGCCGAAAGTGCGAAAAGGCAGGTGAATGCAGGGGTGCATCACCATTGAAGGAGCTCGAGGGAACAGATTGGTAGGAGTGAGAATACTGAGCCGATACATTGCCCACGCTGTATCGTTTGTTTGGGAACACGGGCATGCCCGACATCTCCATGTCCTCTTCgttctcgtcgtcctcatccatAGGAGGAGGGGTAGTTTCCGCCGAGCTGATGCCGTCGCGAAGCTCCGATGACGTGTCGGGTGACGCAGATGACTGGTCGGACTCGGCTTCGGCGCTTTCTGAAGGTGCGTGCTGGTTCATGTTAACCAGGACGCTTGCGGCCTCCAGCAGTTGAACTTGCTGGTGCTTGGAGATCAGGAGCTTCGACGTAATGGCCCATGCCGGGTCATGTTCCCACCTAAAGATTTTCGACCACAAGCGTCAACCGACTGGAACCGCCATGAGGGGAGAGAAAGCCTCAGAGGGGGGGGAAGGGGTCTGGGGAGACGAGGGGAGCTGCATGACCACGAGGGCGACCTTGCAACAGAGCCGACATGGCGCATTGCTCCGATTCGATCCAAGCGGCAGGATGGCATTTTGGGGGGGAGTATACACACATATGCTTGGACAAGCAGCTGCCATGCTTATACCCTTTCCCGCAGCGATCGCAGCGTAGTTCCGCCAAGGCGCGCTTTCCTTCGCCTTTGACCAAGTGCGATCCTTCGCTGGCGCGACGGTTTCGACTCTTGGTGTTGACGGGTTTGTTATCCGAACTACTCTCCTCGCCGCCAGCTGCGGCGACGGAAGAAGCGCCGATGTTGGAATGATTGGGCGAGGGTTTGCGAGCGACCGCGGGTTCTTGGCTGGGGCTGTTCATGCTCCGAGAAAGATAGTGGCCGAAGCCGGAGGGAGCTCCGACCGAAGTGGATTCCAGGCCCCTCCTGGTGCTGCTTCGACGGTGAGAAGGCATCGGCACACCTATCGGTTCCCCATTGGTGTCCTTCATGGATGCGGCGACCGCGGCAGCGGCAtttgcagcagcagtggTGGTGACACTCTTCCGACGAGTAACACGGTGGTTATGATTGACCGCCCCAAGGGATATGGAGTGGGCATGGTGACGAGGAGTGGATTGAGGTAGTGGGCGGGACAGGGATAATTCCTTCAAATAGGGAGCAGGCACATCAGTTAGCGCGGTCATCTCAAGGCGGTCATTCATGGCTCATAACTGATCTGTAGA of Aspergillus fumigatus Af293 chromosome 2, whole genome shotgun sequence contains these proteins:
- a CDS encoding putative C2H2 finger domain protein encodes the protein MASFKELSLSRPLPQSTPRHHAHSISLGAVNHNHRVTRRKSVTTTAAANAAAAVAASMKDTNGEPIGVPMPSHRRSSTRRGLESTSVGAPSGFGHYLSRSMNSPSQEPAVARKPSPNHSNIGASSVAAAGGEESSSDNKPVNTKSRNRRASEGSHLVKGEGKRALAELRCDRCGKGYKHGSCLSKHMWEHDPAWAITSKLLISKHQQVQLLEAASVLVNMNQHAPSESAEAESDQSSASPDTSSELRDGISSAETTPPPMDEDDENEEDMEMSGMPVFPNKRYSVGNVSAQYSHSYQSVPSSSFNGDAPLHSPAFSHFRHSSIDTRPSTAEAKLHEDDEADLAAAIGLCNFGTPRTRPVPMSPGIPPVPPLPSRYLDLSNGTGSISQSLDPAATVNATSSLTESTPNIFLSVSYNPSLSYKISDEREVKMGDADRVQRQNRNADVDFSNRPAHADDDDDGVFGRMEE